The following coding sequences are from one Salvia hispanica cultivar TCC Black 2014 chromosome 3, UniMelb_Shisp_WGS_1.0, whole genome shotgun sequence window:
- the LOC125210999 gene encoding nuclear intron maturase 4, mitochondrial-like, translating to MRVISRAIVIGNGVAGAQNQCIGLLRAMDRYTLYRVNRHKLRWLPYNVHKQLVEWIRGKPAKKLMPFPADARYIAKAAHPTFGRDGPILVVASGHDTITIASSIKNLVPDNVFLVQIQHPRSRLHRFDLVITPQHDYYPLSPEAREQIPLFLRRWVTPRKPPDKHVVLTVGALHQADSDALRSAASAWHDEMALLPKPLLVVSVGGPTRHCRYGADLAMQLTASLKSVLPTCGSIRISFSRRTPKIVSEIILTELSNHPKVYIRNDQDPNPHMGHLALADAFVITADSVSMLSEACSTGNPVYVIGAERCTWKFSHFIRTLHSRGAVRPFTGTENICEKWECVPLDDTEKAVGEVIKAVAERGWRLLPYSTRDPNQLPTKYCEGDDGIREVPLAKNLANLVMEVSLNSTDKAGLEIHRVDERYEKNDLAKNLASLVQESYEVSNKESKPKTRVEIKRFLEMRIKKKVKAQYRNGKYHDLMMKVIADPSTLKDAYDCIRLTSNVDLALDGDDLPFSAIAEELADGNFDVGAHTYSMRSKGPKFKKEELVLPELKLRVVQEAIRIVLEVVYRPHFSRISHSLRSNRDHWSALKYICKEIPDPDWWFTLPINKNLDDSILQKLLSSMEGKIEDPVLCDIIKDMFKARVLNVEFGSFPKGHGLPQEGALSPILINIYLDLFDREVYRMSMHYETSHTLGFEEQKMHSKLRGWFRKQISGSSLQQRDSGMDSGVRIHCCRFMDEVFFAFSGSKEVALAFKSEIEGFLKNSLYLEVDDKSDILASNDPRGVIFLGTLVRRHVKETPALRAVHKLKDKVKIFAEQKQESWDAGALRIGKKWLAHGLKKVKESEIKQLADTSSILHKISYYRRSGMKTDHWYKVLLKIWMRHVNAKSVGNEEKLLTKLVVEPALPQELRDAYFEFQKRAKEYVDSESSSTLALLTGSSSSPKPLFTTETVVPLNVLMKRLHRYGLTNREGYGRPCYVLILLDHDQIIDWFTGILHRWLRWHRGCNNFNEVKHLICDQVRMSCIRTLVVKYRIHESDIEKKFDSEPSRIPSTEDIELEEAITELIPPEYNFDGALMYGIQYSGLCSLSLARMVSESRPCYCFVIGCSALVSCVYTLHVMERQKFPAWKTGFSSCIHPSLHRRRIGLCKKHVKDLFLGNISLQSIGFGTWR from the exons ATGCGGGTGATCAGCAGAGCCATAGTGATCGGAAACGGCGTCGCCGGCGCCCAAAATCAGTGCATCGGCTTGCTTCGAGCTATGGATAGATACACACTCTAT CGTGTTAATCGGCATAAACTTCGTTGGTTGCCATATAATGTGCACAAACAATTAGTTGAGTGGATTCGTGGTAAACCAGCGAAGAAATTGATGCCCTTTCCTGCAG ATGCAAGATATATCGCCAAAGCTGCTCATCCCACATTTGGGAG GGATGGCCCCATCTTGGTGGTTGCATCAGGTCATGATACCATCACTATAGCAAGTTCCATCAAGAATTTGGTTCCAGACAATGTCTTTCTTGTTCA GATACAACACCCAAGGTCTCGTCTACACAGATTTGATCTAGTGATAACACCTCAGCATGATTATTACCCCTTATCGCCTGAGGCACGAGAACAAATCCCTTTATTTCTAAGAAGGTGGGTAACACCTCGAAAGCCTCCTGATAAACATGTG GTCCTTACAGTGGGAGCTCTACACCAGGCTGATTCTGATGCTTTGAGAAGTGCAGCTTCTGCATGGCATGATGAGATGGCACTCTTGCCTAAGCCCTTACTTGTTGTTTCCGTTGGAGGCCCTACAA GACATTGCAGATATGGTGCTGATCTTGCAATGCAGCTTACAGCTTCATTAAAAAGTGTTCTTCCTACTTGTGGAAGCATCAGAATATCGTTTTCTCGTCGAACTCCCAAGATT GTGTctgaaattattttgactGAACTCTCAAACCATCCAAAAGTATACATTCGGAACGATCAAG ATCCAAATCCACATATGGGACATCTAGCTTTAGCAGATGCTTTTGTAATTACAGCTGATTCAGTAAGCATGTTGAGTGAAGCTTGCAGTACAGGGAAT CCTGTGTATGTAATCGGAGCAGAGCGGTGTACATGGAAgttttcacattttatcaGAACCCTGCATAGCAGAGGAGCAGTTCGACCATTCACCGGTACAGAAAAT ATTTGTGAGAAATGGGAGTGTGTTCCACTTGATGATACTGAGAAGGCTGTTGGGGAAGTGATAAAGGCTGTTGCAGAACGTGGATGGAGATTGCTGCCTTATTCAACCAGGGATCCAAATCAACTGCCTACTAAGTATTGTGAAGGTGATGATGGAATTAGGGAAGTGCCACTGGCCAAGAATTTGGCTAACTTGGTGATGGAGGTTTCCTTAAACTCAACTGACAAAGCCGGGCTAGAAATCCATCGAGTTGATgaaagatatgaaaaaaatgaccTGGCTAAGAATTTGGCGTCATTGGTTCAAGAATCTTATGAAGTTTCCAACAAAGAATCAAAGCCAAAAACCCGTGTGGAGATCAAAAGGTTTCTTGAGATGCGAATAAAGAAGAAGGTGAAAGCACAATACAGGAATGGGAAGTACCACGACCTCATGATGAAAGTGATTGCTGATCCCAGCACTCTAAAGGATGCATATGATTGTATAAGATTGACCTCTAATGTTGATTTGGCATTAGATGGTGATGACTTGCCCTTTTCGGCCATTGCGGAAGAACTAGCTGATGGAAACTTTGATGTTGGGGCCCATACGTATTCAATGCGGTCGAAAGGGCCAAAGTTCAAGAAAGAGGAACTTGTTTTACCAGAACTAAAGTTAAGGGTTGTTCAAGAAGCCATTAGAATAGTCTTGGAAGTTGTCTACCGCCCTCACTTCTCTAGAATTTCGCACAGTCTACGAAGTAATAGAGATCATTGGTCAGCGCTGAAGTATATCTGCAAAGAGATACCTGATCCGGACTGGTGGTTCACTTTGCCTATTAACAAAAATCTTGATGACAGCATCCTTCAAAAACTCCTGTCATCAATGGAGGGCAAGATAGAAGATCCTGTTTTATGTGATATTATAAAGGATATGTTTAAAGCCAGGGTGCTCAATGTAGAGTTTGGATCTTTTCCTAAAGGGCATGGTCTTCCACAAGAAGGGGCCCTTTCACCTATATTGATAAACATATATCTTGATCTCTTTGACCGTGAGGTGTACAGGATGTCAATGCACTACGAGACTTCACACACTCTTGGGTTTGAAGAACAGAAGATGCACTCAAAGCTCCGTGGCTGGTTTAGGAAACAGATAAGCGGCAGTAGTTTGCAACAACGCGATTCTGGAATGGACTCAGGGGTAAGGATTCATTGTTGTCGCTTTATGGATGAGGTCTTTTTTGCCTTTTCCGGTTCCAAAGAAGTCGCGTTGGCATTCAAGTCTGAAATTGAAGGGTTCTTAAAGAATTCTCTCTACTTGGAGGTAGATGATAAATCTGATATTTTAGCATCCAATGATCCACGTGGTGTTATATTTCTTGGTACTTTGGTCAGAAGGCACGTGAAAGAGACTCCCGCTTTACGAGCTGTTCACAAGTTGAAGGACAAAGTCAAGATATTTGCTGAACAGAAACAAGAGTCTTGGGATGCAGGAGCTCTCAGAATTGGGAAGAAGTGGCTGGCTCATGGACTCAAAAAGGTTAAAGAGTCGGAGATAAAACAATTAGCTGATACTAGTTccattttacataaaatttccTACTATCGTAGATCTGGGATGAAAACAGACCACTGGTACAAGGTGCTGCTGAAAATTTGGATGCGGCATGTAAATGCTAAAAGTGTAGGGAATGAAGAAAAACTGTTAACTAAGCTTGTTGTAGAACCGGCTCTTCCACAAGAACTAAGAGATGCTTACTTCGAGTTTCAGAAACGAGCTAAAGAATATGTTGATTCCGAGTCATCTTCGACACTCGCACTTTTAACCGGCTCCAGTTCTTCACCTAAACCTCTTTTTACAACAGAAACTGTTGTCCCACTAAACGTCTTAATGAAACGTCTTCATCGCTATGGATTGACTAATAGGGAGGGATATGGTCGGCCATGCTACGTACTAATCTTACTGGATCACGATCAAATCATTGATTGGTTTACAGGGATACTCCACCGCTGGCTAAGATGGCACAGGGGATGCAACAACTTTAATGAAGTGAAGCACTTAATCTGTGATCAAGTAAGAATGTCATGCATCCGAACACTAGTTGTGAAGTATAGGATTCACGAGTCGGATATTGAGAAGAAATTTGATTCAGAGCCGAGCAGAATCCCCTCAACGGAAGATATTGAACTTGAGGAAGCAATCACGGAACTGATTCCTCCGGAATATAACTTTGATGGCGCCTTAATGTATGGAATACAATACAGTGGTTTATGTTCATTGTCTTTGGCTAGAATGGTGAGTGAGTCCCGCCCTTGCTATTGTTTCGTCATAGGGTGCTCAGCCTTAGTCTCATGTGTTTATACTCTTCATGTAATGGAAAGACAAAAATTTCCAGCTTGGAAGACTGGATTTTCAAGTTGTATACATCCCAGCTTACACAGGAGAAGAATAGGATTATGTAAAAAGCATGTGAAAGATTTGTTTCTTGGAAACATATCACTTCAATCAATAGGATTTGGTACTTGGAGGTGA
- the LOC125212100 gene encoding protein ORANGE-LIKE, chloroplastic-like has product MQLQEIQDNIKSRRNKIFLLMEELRRLRVQQRIKSMKWEPDRENEMPDIPSSIPFLPHVTPRTLKQLYLTSFSFISGIIVFGGLIAPTLELKLGIGGTSYEDFISKMHLPMQLSQVDPIVASFSGGAVGVISALMLLEINNVEQQEKKRCKYCHGTGYLSCARCSATGLRVSVEPILTSATDRELNVPTTCRCQNCSGSGKVMCPTCLCTGMIMASEHDPRIDLFD; this is encoded by the exons ATGCAGCTGCAGGAGATCCAAGACAACATTAAAAGTCGACGCAataaaatttttcttcttatggAAGAA TTGAGGAGGCTGAGAGTGCAACAACGCATTAAAAGCATGAAATGGGAGCCTGATCGTGAAAATGAGATGCCGGATATACCGTCATCAATTCCCTTTCTTCCTCATGTG ACCCCAAGGACACTGAAGCAGTTGTATTTGACAAGCTTTTCGTTCATATCTGGAATTATAGTATTTGGCGGTCTCATTGCACCAACT CTTGAGCTAAAATTGGGCATTGGAGGAACTTCGTATGAAGACTTTATAAGCAAAATGCATTTGCCTATGCAATTAAG TCAAGTAGATCCTATTGTCGCCTCGTTCTCAGGTGGTGCGGTGGGCGTTATTTCAGCATTGATGCTGCTAGAGATTAACAATGTCGAGCAGCAAGAGAAGAAAAGATGCAAATACTGTCATGGAACTG GGTACTTGTCATGTGCCCGCTGTTCAGCAACCGGTTTGCGTGTGTCTGTTGAACCCATTTTGACAAGCGCTACGGATCGCGAGTTGAACGTACCAACTACTTGCAGGTGTCAAAATTGCTCTGGGTCTGGAAAG GTAATGTGCCCCACCTGCCTTTGCACTGGGATGATAATGGCTAGCGAGCACGACCCTCGTATTGACCTATTCGACTAG
- the LOC125212657 gene encoding nuclear intron maturase 4, mitochondrial-like — protein sequence MEVSLNSTDKAGLEIHRVDERYEKNDLAKNLASLVQESYEVSNKESKPKTRVEIKRFLEMRIKKKVKAQYRNEKYHDLMMKVIADPSTLKDAYDCIRLTSNVDLALDGDDLPFSAIAEELADGNFDVGAHTYSMRSKGPKFKKEELVLPELKLRVVQEAIRIVLEVVYRPHFSRISHSLRSNRDHWSALKYICKEIPDPDWWFTLPINKNLDDSILQKLLSSMEGKIEDPVLCDIIKDMFKARVLNVEFGSFPKGHGLPQEGALSPILINIYLDLFDREVYRMSMHYETSHTLGFEEQKMHSKLRGWFRKQISGSSLQQRDSGMDSGVRIHCCRFMDEVFFAFSGSKEVALAFKSEIEGFLKNSLYLEVDDKSDILASNDPRGVIFLGTLVRRHVKETPALRAVHKLKDKVKIFAEQKQESWDAGALRIGKKWLAHGLKKVKESEIKQLADTSSILHKISYYRRSGMKTDHWYKVLLKIWMRHVNAKSVGNEEKLLTKLVVEPALPQELRDAYFEFQKRAKEYVDSESSSTLALLTGSSSSPKPLFTTETVVPLNVLMKRLHRYGLTNREGYGRPCYVLILLDHDQIIDWFTGILHRWLRWHRGCNNFNEVKHLICDQVRMSCIRTLVVKYRIHESDIEKKFDSEPSRIPSTEDIELEEAITELIPPEYNFDGALMYGIQYSGLCSLSLARMVSESRPCYCFVIGCSALVSCVYTLHVMERQKFPAWKTGFSSCIHPSLHRRRIGLCKKHVKDLFLGNISLQSIGFGTWR from the coding sequence ATGGAGGTTTCCTTAAACTCAACTGACAAAGCCGGGCTAGAAATCCATCGAGTTGATgaaagatatgaaaaaaatgaccTGGCTAAGAATTTGGCGTCATTGGTTCAAGAATCTTATGAAGTTTCCAACAAAgaatcaaaaccaaaaacccGTGTGGAGATCAAAAGGTTTCTTGAGATGCGAATAAAGAAGAAGGTGAAAGCACAATACAGGAATGAGAAGTACCACGACCTCATGATGAAAGTGATTGCTGATCCCAGCACTCTAAAGGATGCATATGATTGTATAAGATTGACCTCTAATGTTGATTTGGCATTAGATGGTGATGACTTGCCCTTTTCGGCCATTGCGGAAGAACTAGCTGATGGAAACTTTGATGTTGGGGCCCATACGTATTCAATGCGGTCGAAAGGGCCAAAGTTCAAGAAAGAGGAACTTGTTTTACCAGAACTAAAGTTAAGGGTTGTTCAAGAAGCCATTAGAATAGTCTTGGAAGTTGTCTACCGCCCTCACTTCTCTAGAATTTCGCACAGTCTACGAAGTAATAGAGATCATTGGTCAGCGCTGAAGTATATCTGCAAAGAGATACCTGATCCGGACTGGTGGTTCACTTTGCCTATTAACAAAAATCTTGATGACAGCATCCTTCAAAAACTCCTGTCATCAATGGAGGGCAAGATAGAAGATCCTGTTTTATGTGATATTATAAAGGATATGTTTAAAGCCAGGGTGCTCAATGTAGAGTTTGGATCTTTTCCTAAAGGGCATGGTCTTCCACAAGAAGGGGCCCTTTCACCTATATTGATAAACATATATCTTGATCTCTTTGACCGTGAGGTGTACAGGATGTCAATGCACTACGAGACTTCACACACTCTTGGGTTTGAAGAACAGAAGATGCACTCAAAGCTCCGTGGCTGGTTTAGGAAACAGATAAGCGGCAGTAGTTTGCAACAACGCGATTCTGGAATGGACTCAGGGGTAAGGATTCATTGTTGTCGCTTTATGGATGAGGTCTTTTTTGCCTTTTCCGGTTCCAAAGAAGTCGCGTTGGCATTCAAGTCTGAAATTGAAGGGTTCTTAAAGAATTCTCTCTACTTGGAGGTAGATGATAAATCTGATATTTTAGCATCCAATGATCCACGTGGTGTTATATTTCTTGGTACTTTGGTCAGAAGGCACGTGAAAGAGACTCCCGCTTTACGAGCTGTTCACAAGTTGAAGGACAAAGTCAAGATATTTGCTGAACAGAAACAAGAGTCTTGGGATGCAGGAGCTCTCAGAATTGGGAAGAAGTGGCTGGCTCATGGACTCAAAAAGGTTAAAGAGTCGGAGATAAAACAATTAGCTGATACTAGTTccattttacataaaatttccTACTATCGTAGATCTGGGATGAAAACAGACCACTGGTACAAGGTGCTGCTGAAAATTTGGATGCGGCATGTAAATGCTAAAAGTGTAGGGAATGAAGAAAAACTGTTAACTAAGCTTGTTGTAGAACCGGCTCTTCCACAAGAACTAAGAGATGCTTACTTCGAGTTTCAGAAACGAGCTAAAGAATATGTTGATTCCGAGTCATCTTCGACACTCGCACTTTTAACCGGCTCCAGTTCTTCACCTAAACCTCTTTTTACAACAGAAACTGTTGTCCCACTAAACGTCTTAATGAAACGTCTTCATCGCTATGGATTGACTAATAGGGAGGGATATGGTCGGCCATGCTACGTACTAATCTTACTGGATCACGATCAAATCATTGATTGGTTTACAGGGATACTCCACCGCTGGCTAAGATGGCACAGGGGATGCAACAACTTTAATGAAGTGAAGCACTTAATCTGTGATCAAGTAAGAATGTCATGCATCCGAACACTAGTTGTGAAGTATAGGATTCACGAGTCGGATATTGAGAAGAAATTTGATTCAGAGCCGAGCAGAATCCCCTCAACGGAAGATATTGAACTTGAGGAAGCAATCACGGAACTGATTCCTCCGGAATATAACTTTGATGGCGCCTTAATGTATGGAATACAATACAGTGGTTTATGTTCATTGTCTTTGGCTAGAATGGTGAGTGAGTCCCGCCCTTGCTATTGTTTCGTCATAGGGTGCTCAGCCTTAGTCTCATGTGTTTATACTCTTCATGTAATGGAAAGACAAAAATTTCCAGCTTGGAAGACTGGATTTTCAAGTTGTATACATCCCAGCTTACACAGGAGAAGAATAGGATTATGTAAAAAGCATGTGAAAGATTTGTTTCTTGGAAACATATCACTTCAATCAATAGGATTTGGTACTTGGAGGTGA
- the LOC125216118 gene encoding GATA transcription factor 8-like, whose product MEPELIDEIDCGNFFGQMEDLIEFPPDIECDDANVVSSSDYKDFPTWDEALQGCDSLFSVTSASDLAAELSVPYEDIVQLEWLSTFMEDSFSGSSSSTSSPTSGGNVMPLSPVHLGPQRARSKRPRPPAFNPKPAIQLVSPSSSCVENPRAASSPESDSFAESLPSKKSKKIKITLPANPTAQDAQPVRKCLHCEVTKTPQWRAGPMGPKTLCNACGVRHKTGRLFPEYRPAASPTFVPSLHSNSHKKVVEMRCRSEPRNAPDTSL is encoded by the exons ATGGAGCCAGAGTTGATAGACGAAATCGACTGTGGAAACTTCTTCGGTCAAATGGAGGATTTGATTGAGTTTCCCCCAGACATTGAGTGTGATGATGCTAATGTAGTTAGCTCCAGTGACTACAAGGATTTCCCCACCTGGGATGAGGCGTTGCAGGGCTGCGACTCCCTCTTCTCCGTCACCTCTGCCTCCGACCTCGCTGCTGAGCTCTCTGTTCCG TATGAGGATATAGTGCAATTGGAGTGGCTTTCGACCTTCATGGAGGACTCGTTTTCTGGAAGCAGCAGCAGCACTAGCAGTCCCACCTCGGGGGGAAACGTGATGCCCCTTAGCCCCGTTCATCTTGGCCCCCAACGTGCACGCAGCAAGCGCCCTCGGCCACCAGCTTTCAATCCCAAGCCAGCAATCCAGCTCGTCTCCCCTTCATCCTCGTGCGTGGAGAATCCCCGTGCTGCTTCTTCCCCAGAATCCGATAGCTTTGCTGAGTCGCTTCCTTCGAAAAAGAGCAAGAAAATCAAGATAACGCTTCCTGCAAACCCGACAGCTCAAGACGCCCAGCCAGTTCGGAAATGCTTGCATTGTGAGGTGACAAAAACTCCGCAGTGGAGGGCGGGGCCTATGGGGCCGAAGACGCTGTGCAATGCTTGTGGCGTCCGCCACAAGACTGGGAGGCTGTTCCCTGAGTACCGGCCTGCTGCTAGCCCAACCTTCGTCCCATCTCTGCACTCAAACTCGCACAAGAAGGTCGTTGAGATGAGATGCAGGTCCGAGCCTAGAAACGCACCCGACACTTCCCTCTAG
- the LOC125208876 gene encoding auxin response factor 18-like translates to MINVMHSLSKPMNQMENCLDPQLWHACAGGMAQIPPPNSKVYYFPQGHAEHANENVDFMKFPRISPLVLCRVASIKYLADSESDEVFAKIRLVPLVGSDSDVCEDERGFERSEEAEKANSFAKTLTQSDANNGGGFSVPRYCAETIFPRLDYSAEPPVQTILAKDVHGVVWKFRHIYRGTPRRHLLTTGWSNFVNQKKLVAGDSIVFLRAENGDLCVGIRRAKRGIGGSAEVSCGWNTGIPALQGGFSGFLGESVGLGGRRGGGAELGLKERDNVKAEAVVEAVSVAANGQPFEVVYYPRAGSPEFVVRESAVRAALRVQWCSGMRFKMAFETEDSSRISWFMGTISAVQVDDPIHWPNSPWRLLQVVWDEPDLLHNVKRVNPWLVELVSTMAAGHSHGLSPFSPPRKRPRLPQPTEFPYGQFPMGTLVTNPLSPSSPLCCLPEHIPAGVQGARHARFEPPPSDLQYTKLQPFDFKLLDYAGQFPRLLSSYPTSSSSMKTGSSTKKSNEAKAPMFLLFGQPILTAEQISQSHSEGNNSSDGNQDNTANVSNGSGSAVIQNFPPEASSDGEFGMERSEMSSNVLYNDARGNTKHIGDEPFGDFIKNARRLTIVMDSGSVNLGN, encoded by the exons ATGATTAACGTGATGCATTCATTGAGCAAGCCCATGAATCAGATGGAGAATTGCTTGGACCCTCAGCTGTGGCATGCCTGTGCTGGTGGGATGGCTCAAATCCCACCCCCAAATTCCAAGGTCTATTATTTCCCTCAAGGTCATGCTGAACATGCTAATGAGAATGTTGATTTCATGAAATTTCCGAGAATCTCACCTCTTGTGTTGTGTAGAGTAGCCTCTATTAAGTACTTGGCTGATTCTGAGAGTGATGAGGTTTTTGCTAAAATCAGGCTAGTGCCTTTGGTAGGGAGTGATTCTGATGTGTGTGAGGATGAGAGAGGGTTTGAGAGGAGTGAGGAGGCAGAGAAAGCCAATTCATTTGCAAAGACATTGACACAGTCTGATGCAAACAATGGGGGTGGTTTCTCTGTCCCTAGGTATTGTGCTGAGACCATATTTCCTAGGTTGGATTACTCTGCTGAGCCCCCTGTTCAGACAATCTTGGCTAAGGATGTTCATGGGGTGGTTTGGAAGTTTAGGCACATCTATAGGGGGACTCCTCGCCGCCATCTCCTGACGACCGGATGGAGCAATTTCGTGAACCAGAAGAAGCTCGTGGCAGGGGATTCAATCGTGTTCTTGAGGGCGGAGAATGGGGATCTGTGTGTGGGGATACGGAGGGCCAAGAGGGGGATTGGTGGTAGTGCTGAGGTCTCGTGTGGATGGAACACGGGCATCCCAGCCTTGCAAGGGGGCTTCTCGGGTTTTCTTGGTGAGAGTGTCGGCCTTGGTGGTAGGAGAGGGGGTGGGGCTGAGTTGGGGTTGAAGGAGAGGGATAATGTGAAGGCTGAGGCTGTTGTTGAGGCAGTGAGTGTTGCTGCTAATGGCCAGCCTTTTGAGGTTGTTTACTATCCTCGTGCTGGCTCGCCTGAGTTTGTGGTTAGGGAGTCGGCTGTTAGGGCTGCCTTGAGGGTGCAGTGGTGCTCGGGGATGAGGTTTAAGATGGCGTTTGAGACAGAGGATTCGTCGAGGATCAGCTGGTTTATGGGAACCATTTCGGCCGTTCAAGTCGATGATCCGATCCATTGGCCTAATTCCCCTTGGAGACTTCTTCAG GTGGTTTGGGACGAGCCTGATTTACTACACAATGTGAAGAGAGTGAACCCTTGGTTGGTTGAATTAGTATCAACTATGGCAGCAGGCCACAGCCACGGCCTCTCCCCGTTCTCTCCACCAAGGAAGAGGCCGCGGCTGCCTCAGCCAACCGAGTTCCCCTACGGACAGTTCCCGATGGGGACACTCGTTACCAACCCCCTCAGTCCTAGCAGCCCCTTGTGTTGTCTACCCGAACACATCCCTGCAGGCGTACAGGGAGCCAGGCATGCTCGATTCGAACCACCCCCGTCGGATCTCCAGTACACGAAACTGCAGCCTTTCGATTTCAAGCTGCTCGACTACGCTGGTCAATTTCCTAGACTCCTCTCCAGCTACCCTACCTCGTCTTCCTCGATGAAAACGGGGAGTTCCACGAAGAAAAGCAACGAGGCCAAGGCACCGATGTTTCTTCTGTTCGGGCAGCCGATTCTCACTGCTGAGCAAATCTCTCAGAGCCACTCTGAAGGCAACAACAGCTCAGATGGGAATCAAGATAACACAGCAAACGTTTCCAACGGCTCGGGGTCGGCTGTCATTCAGAATTTCCCACCGGAGGCCTCCTCTGATGGCGAATTTGGCATGGAGAGATCGGAGATGTCGAGCAACGTGCTCTACAACGACGCTCGTGGAAACACGAAACACATCGGAGACGAGCCCTTCGG TGATTTCATCAAGAATGCTAGAAGGCTAACGATTGTTATGGATTCGGGCAGTGTCAATCTTGGAAACTAG